In Flavobacterium sp. N3904, one DNA window encodes the following:
- a CDS encoding DUF4393 domain-containing protein, with protein MGLEDLSNILGAKTVEKAYDDALSPPMKEVGKATSDIVKTFRLFTTPFQLAATLQDRLEIYLEKIRNNVPKEKQIECHPMIAGPIFDRLKYLDDDNKLTTLFLNLLERAIDSERVNEAHPAFIHIIEQLSPDEALILYLLKDNEIHVVDTLDLDIAANKFINFKIIEGGFPQEKLNIPNNFELYYSHLESLNLIKWPIINQEPIRSEDNSIQLGVKRFSKITVTSWGKLFIKACIPDKGFEV; from the coding sequence ATGGGATTAGAAGATTTATCTAATATTTTAGGTGCAAAAACTGTAGAAAAAGCATATGACGACGCATTATCACCACCAATGAAAGAAGTTGGCAAGGCTACATCAGATATTGTTAAAACATTTAGACTTTTTACTACTCCTTTTCAATTAGCAGCAACTCTACAAGACAGACTTGAAATCTATCTTGAAAAAATTCGAAATAACGTTCCCAAAGAAAAACAAATAGAATGTCATCCAATGATTGCAGGACCAATATTTGACAGACTTAAATATTTGGACGATGACAACAAATTAACCACACTTTTTTTGAATTTACTTGAAAGAGCGATTGATAGTGAGAGAGTAAATGAAGCTCATCCTGCATTTATTCATATTATAGAACAATTGTCGCCTGATGAAGCTCTAATACTGTATTTATTGAAAGATAATGAGATACATGTTGTGGATACTTTAGACTTAGACATAGCTGCTAATAAATTCATCAATTTTAAAATAATTGAAGGTGGGTTTCCACAAGAAAAATTAAACATTCCTAATAATTTTGAATTATACTATTCTCATTTAGAAAGTCTTAATTTAATAAAATGGCCAATTATTAATCAAGAACCTATTAGAAGTGAAGATAACTCAATTCAGCTTGGTGTAAAAAGGTTTAGCAAAATAACTGTTACTTCTTGGGGCAAGCTTTTTATTAAAGCATGTATTCCCGATAAAGGTTTTGAAGTTTAA
- a CDS encoding Ig-like domain-containing protein: MKAKILLFTFAILCVALITGCEKDDFEEVVGVCPIVESTTPLSNALDVPLGQIITATFNEEMDPSSITSTSFTVVGAAPLAGTVTYTGKTASFTPTLPLAENTTYTARITTKAKDLMGNFLQVEYVWAFSTGTLLRPVVTATDPINNAIAVPLNKTISATFNMAMNSSTLNSTTFKVNQGVNVVTGAISYTGTTVSFVPTNPLVANKIYTVTITTGAKNSLNTAMAADYTWTFTTDVIPTVTATDPINNAIDVALNQTVTADFSTIMDAATITGTTFTLKQGTTTIPGTVSYSGTTASFNPTNSLVIGKVYTATITNGAKNVAGTPLASDFVWKFTTILAPPAAIIIDLGTAAMFGVFGGNAGMTNEGLNTVINNGSIGTTAVSTKVTGFHDGVAIYTETDLNVGNVTGDIFTAPPAPGTATSFAIAQKALLDANAAYLSISPASKPGGSDPNAGELGGLTLAPGVYKSASGTFKISNGNLTLDAQGDPNATWIFQTAAGLTVGIAGPTGAKSVILKNGALAKNVFWYVGSAATINGAGGGTMVGTIIANSGVTFSTSGNAAQTVLNGRAISLVSSVTMVNTTINVP; encoded by the coding sequence ATGAAAGCTAAAATTTTACTATTCACTTTTGCAATACTGTGTGTTGCATTAATTACCGGATGCGAAAAAGACGATTTTGAAGAAGTCGTTGGAGTATGTCCGATAGTGGAATCAACAACCCCCTTGAGCAATGCATTAGATGTTCCATTAGGACAAATCATTACCGCAACATTCAACGAGGAAATGGATCCAAGTTCGATTACTTCAACCTCATTTACGGTTGTTGGGGCTGCACCCTTAGCAGGGACGGTTACATATACAGGCAAGACGGCCTCATTCACGCCAACACTTCCACTAGCAGAAAACACCACTTATACGGCTAGAATTACTACTAAAGCAAAAGACTTAATGGGTAATTTTTTGCAGGTTGAGTATGTATGGGCATTTTCAACAGGGACACTTTTGAGACCTGTAGTAACTGCAACAGATCCTATTAATAATGCTATTGCTGTGCCGTTGAATAAAACAATTTCGGCAACATTCAATATGGCTATGAATTCATCAACATTAAACAGTACCACTTTTAAAGTGAATCAAGGAGTTAACGTTGTGACGGGAGCAATTTCTTACACAGGGACAACAGTATCTTTTGTTCCAACAAATCCTTTAGTAGCCAATAAAATCTACACTGTAACGATAACTACGGGTGCTAAAAATTCATTGAATACTGCCATGGCAGCAGATTATACTTGGACTTTTACAACAGATGTAATACCAACAGTAACTGCAACAGATCCTATTAATAATGCTATTGATGTAGCCTTAAATCAAACAGTAACTGCTGATTTTAGTACTATAATGGATGCTGCTACAATCACTGGGACGACATTTACTTTGAAACAAGGAACAACAACAATTCCGGGAACGGTTTCTTATTCAGGTACTACAGCTTCCTTTAACCCAACAAATTCGTTGGTAATTGGCAAAGTTTATACAGCAACAATTACAAATGGAGCCAAAAATGTAGCAGGAACTCCATTGGCTAGTGACTTTGTTTGGAAATTTACGACTATACTGGCACCTCCTGCAGCTATAATTATTGATCTTGGTACTGCTGCTATGTTTGGAGTTTTTGGTGGTAATGCCGGAATGACAAACGAAGGATTAAACACAGTAATTAATAATGGAAGTATAGGGACAACTGCTGTTTCAACAAAGGTTACAGGATTTCATGATGGGGTTGCCATTTATACCGAAACGGATCTAAATGTTGGAAATGTTACAGGTGATATATTTACTGCACCTCCAGCTCCAGGAACAGCCACTTCATTTGCAATTGCACAAAAAGCATTGCTTGATGCAAATGCAGCGTATTTAAGTATTTCCCCAGCTTCAAAACCAGGAGGATCTGATCCAAATGCGGGTGAGTTAGGTGGATTGACATTAGCTCCGGGCGTTTATAAATCGGCAAGCGGTACTTTTAAAATCAGCAATGGTAACCTGACGCTTGATGCACAAGGTGACCCAAATGCCACTTGGATTTTTCAAACGGCTGCAGGTCTGACAGTTGGGATTGCAGGTCCTACAGGTGCCAAAAGTGTAATATTGAAAAATGGTGCATTAGCTAAAAATGTATTTTGGTATGTAGGTAGTGCTGCAACTATTAATGGTGCTGGTGGCGGAACCATGGTTGGAACTATTATTGCT
- a CDS encoding serine/threonine-protein kinase, producing the protein MIGTTLDKFQVVDHLGNGAFGHVYLCYDPYLQKEIAVKVIKVPNPENFVNAVKEGQTLDLCRHKHIVDVKDVRATMYNGEAVVIIVMEYLSKGSIQKHIEKRFISVKESCKIIQQSLLGLEQAHNNNVLHRDVKPGNIMFGDNGEAKLSDFGLAINYHSDPSDVLGYRPHQPLEVIEGNPMDKLSDIYATGITLYRLLNNTNKLPFTFSSKEEWLKAVKKDLFPPRQYLPNIPEKVIKLLNKSIHKNRGTRFQNCTEFRQAIEKLNFQIDWVYVDDDNWIGQNNGINYSIHKFKKRTGWVIDFKKNGVRKTENCFINLPDDFVEIEFFKIIRETSLN; encoded by the coding sequence ATGATAGGAACTACATTAGATAAATTTCAAGTTGTTGACCATTTAGGTAATGGTGCATTTGGACACGTATATTTGTGTTATGACCCGTATTTACAAAAAGAAATTGCAGTAAAAGTAATTAAAGTTCCAAATCCAGAAAATTTTGTAAATGCTGTAAAAGAAGGCCAAACTTTAGATTTATGCAGACATAAACACATTGTTGATGTTAAAGATGTAAGAGCAACTATGTATAATGGCGAAGCAGTTGTAATAATTGTAATGGAATATCTATCTAAAGGCTCAATTCAAAAACATATTGAAAAACGGTTTATTTCAGTTAAAGAAAGTTGCAAAATAATACAACAAAGTCTTTTAGGACTTGAACAAGCACACAATAATAATGTTTTACACAGAGATGTGAAACCAGGAAATATAATGTTCGGAGATAATGGCGAAGCAAAACTTTCAGATTTTGGATTAGCGATAAATTATCATTCTGACCCAAGTGATGTTTTGGGTTACAGACCACATCAGCCTTTGGAAGTTATTGAAGGAAATCCAATGGATAAATTAAGTGATATTTATGCAACAGGCATTACTCTTTACAGATTGTTGAACAACACAAACAAACTTCCTTTTACATTTAGTAGCAAAGAAGAGTGGCTTAAAGCAGTTAAAAAAGACTTATTTCCGCCAAGACAATATTTACCAAATATTCCTGAAAAAGTAATCAAATTATTAAATAAATCTATCCACAAAAACAGAGGAACTCGATTTCAAAATTGTACTGAATTTAGACAAGCAATTGAAAAATTAAATTTTCAAATTGATTGGGTTTATGTTGATGATGACAATTGGATTGGTCAAAATAATGGGATAAATTATTCAATTCATAAATTTAAGAAAAGAACAGGTTGGGTTATAGATTTTAAAAAAAATGGAGTCCGTAAAACTGAAAACTGTTTCATTAATTTACCCGACGATTTTGTAGAGATTGAATTTTTCAAAATAATAAGGGAAACATCATTAAATTGA
- a CDS encoding prolyl oligopeptidase family serine peptidase encodes MRFHILLYLLTLCAVPTAQAQLKAITDQTDYPFWINLPNQEVLDKKAPIILFLHGKSLSGTNLDRVKRYGVIRAIEGGKEIPAIVIAPQVAHGAWDPDKLLKLLEYVQNNYNTDLSRVYVCGMSLGGYGTFDFAGKYPDKITAAVAICGGGNTKDACNLATIPLWVIHGNKDYIVPLSESRKMVKAIQTCNPDANLTFTVVKGGNHGSVERYFREDKIYNWMLSQAKFIP; translated from the coding sequence ATGCGATTTCATATTTTACTTTACCTACTTACGCTTTGCGCTGTTCCTACTGCACAAGCACAACTAAAAGCCATCACAGACCAAACCGATTATCCTTTTTGGATTAATTTGCCCAATCAGGAAGTGTTGGACAAAAAGGCGCCTATCATTTTATTTTTACATGGGAAAAGCCTGTCCGGGACTAATTTGGATCGCGTAAAACGTTACGGCGTAATTCGAGCTATCGAAGGAGGAAAAGAAATACCAGCCATCGTTATTGCGCCACAAGTAGCTCACGGTGCTTGGGATCCCGACAAACTCTTGAAGCTTTTGGAATATGTACAAAACAATTACAACACCGATTTATCGAGGGTTTATGTATGCGGAATGAGTTTGGGCGGATACGGCACTTTTGATTTTGCCGGTAAATATCCCGATAAAATTACCGCAGCAGTAGCCATTTGCGGAGGTGGAAACACAAAAGATGCCTGCAACCTAGCAACGATTCCTTTGTGGGTTATTCATGGAAACAAAGATTATATAGTCCCATTATCTGAATCCAGAAAAATGGTCAAAGCTATACAGACTTGCAATCCCGATGCCAATCTTACTTTTACCGTTGTTAAGGGCGGGAATCACGGCAGTGTGGAGCGCTATTTTAGAGAAGACAAAATTTACAACTGGATGTTGAGTCAAGCTAAATTTATCCCATAA